The following proteins come from a genomic window of Candidatus Poribacteria bacterium:
- a CDS encoding DUF262 domain-containing protein, whose translation MTKIKSRTKTIRELLANTKYYLDYYQREYVWQSENVTELIGDLTDAFSSNYNPEDTRQKVNGYTDYFLGSIIIYEKDGNRFIIDGQQRLTTLTLLLIYLDRWLEEEGEKSHLFPLIFSENYGKESYNLDIPERASVMDSLRSDDNFFSIKGQSESIRNIKLRYNDIKNNFKLPNNHALLHFIDWLLEKVCLVEITTEDDDSAYTIFETMNDRELSLTPTAMLRGYLLSNIEDSECRNHAIITWRKQVESLQTIGKEEDSEAIKAWLRSQHLGSVSDFEQIGSEFHRWVRNYGSKLGLISSTAFTDFIERDFKFYSGWYYRLREASKSIVPRFEPVYYNAQNSFTLQYPVLLSLLHINDTDEEIHNKIWIGATFLDILIHRRIWNFKSTAQREMVDLMCSIIPKIRGSRCDGLADVLYTILQAETEPFVNNSGFSWHGSNKRKTHLILARMIDYVEVQSGQPSLYPEYIKTGSNGYEIEHIWANHPESYLDEFSHEFEFGEYRNRIGGLLLLPKKNNASYGDLPYDEKCEHYIKENLLAQSLHEKAYQNNPGFKKFIENSSISFCPHSKFKKADLDKCQKLYLRIAERIWNSERLRLPHGQEPDCVPEEEGVNSNQHNNAVWTSEQIRDLVPQERREYYETRYKNKVVRFYIRVAEFQNFIQEKQWGSVLTLKFRRDFCAFYVGNKPIFGVNLYGAPRFCIWITKEEAEGFRNRYEFAAYYPNATYAIYPEDATLDSLFPILEFAYKKQWRN comes from the coding sequence ATGACGAAAATTAAGAGCCGAACTAAGACAATTCGGGAATTGTTGGCTAACACTAAATACTATCTGGATTATTACCAACGCGAGTACGTTTGGCAGTCTGAAAATGTGACTGAGTTGATTGGAGATCTCACTGATGCCTTCTCAAGCAATTACAACCCCGAGGATACTCGTCAGAAAGTAAACGGTTATACTGATTACTTCCTCGGATCGATTATTATTTATGAAAAGGATGGGAATCGGTTCATTATTGATGGACAACAACGGCTTACAACATTAACTCTTCTTCTTATTTATCTGGACCGATGGCTTGAGGAAGAAGGTGAAAAAAGCCATCTGTTTCCACTGATTTTTTCGGAAAATTACGGGAAAGAATCGTATAACCTTGATATTCCAGAGCGAGCATCTGTTATGGATAGTCTCCGTTCTGATGATAATTTTTTTTCTATAAAAGGTCAGTCCGAGTCCATTCGGAACATTAAATTACGCTATAACGATATTAAAAATAACTTTAAACTCCCAAACAATCACGCACTTTTGCATTTTATTGATTGGTTGCTTGAAAAAGTTTGCTTGGTAGAAATAACAACTGAAGATGATGACAGTGCTTATACGATCTTTGAAACGATGAATGATCGGGAACTATCACTTACCCCTACTGCGATGTTGCGAGGATATCTGCTATCAAACATTGAGGACTCCGAGTGTAGAAATCACGCTATCATAACTTGGCGAAAGCAGGTGGAATCCCTACAGACTATAGGTAAAGAGGAAGATTCAGAGGCAATTAAAGCCTGGCTCCGCAGTCAGCACCTTGGCAGTGTTAGTGATTTTGAGCAGATCGGATCTGAATTTCATCGCTGGGTTCGTAACTATGGCAGTAAACTAGGTCTTATATCGAGCACTGCCTTCACAGATTTTATTGAACGAGACTTCAAGTTTTATAGTGGTTGGTACTACCGCTTGCGAGAAGCGTCTAAGTCGATTGTTCCTAGATTTGAGCCTGTTTACTATAATGCCCAGAACAGTTTCACACTCCAGTACCCAGTTTTATTGTCCCTATTACATATCAACGATACAGATGAAGAAATTCATAACAAAATATGGATTGGGGCAACCTTCCTTGATATTTTGATTCATCGTCGCATTTGGAATTTCAAGAGCACTGCTCAGAGAGAGATGGTTGACCTGATGTGCTCAATTATACCAAAGATTCGGGGCAGTAGATGTGATGGATTGGCGGATGTATTATATACAATACTTCAAGCAGAAACCGAACCTTTTGTCAATAACAGTGGATTTAGTTGGCACGGTAGCAATAAACGTAAGACTCATCTAATTCTTGCCCGTATGATTGACTATGTAGAGGTTCAATCGGGGCAACCTTCGCTCTATCCAGAGTATATAAAAACCGGAAGCAATGGTTATGAAATAGAGCATATCTGGGCAAATCATCCGGAAAGTTACTTAGATGAATTTTCACATGAATTTGAGTTTGGAGAATATCGTAACCGTATTGGTGGTTTGCTCCTTCTGCCTAAGAAGAACAACGCTAGTTATGGTGATCTGCCATACGATGAAAAGTGTGAGCACTACATCAAGGAGAACTTACTTGCCCAGAGTCTTCATGAAAAAGCTTACCAAAACAACCCTGGTTTTAAGAAGTTCATTGAAAATAGCAGTATTTCCTTCTGTCCACATAGTAAATTCAAGAAGGCAGATCTGGATAAGTGCCAAAAACTCTATCTGCGAATTGCTGAAAGAATATGGAACTCAGAAAGGTTGAGGCTGCCCCATGGTCAGGAGCCTGATTGTGTTCCTGAGGAAGAAGGCGTGAATTCTAACCAACACAATAATGCTGTGTGGACATCAGAACAAATTAGGGATTTAGTCCCCCAAGAGCGTAGGGAATACTATGAAACCCGCTATAAAAATAAAGTCGTAAGATTTTATATAAGGGTTGCAGAATTTCAGAATTTCATTCAAGAAAAGCAATGGGGTTCGGTTCTGACTCTCAAATTTCGGAGAGACTTCTGCGCCTTTTACGTTGGGAATAAACCTATATTTGGTGTTAACCTTTATGGTGCACCGCGATTTTGTATTTGGATAACAAAGGAAGAGGCAGAAGGATTTAGAAACCGATATGAGTTTGCAGCTTATTATCCAAACGCGACGTATGCTATTTATCCAGAAGATGCAACATTAGATAGCCTTTTCCCGATCCTTGAATTTGCCTATAAAAAACAATGGCGGAATTAA